The following are encoded together in the Equus quagga isolate Etosha38 chromosome 15, UCLA_HA_Equagga_1.0, whole genome shotgun sequence genome:
- the LOC124227297 gene encoding olfactory receptor 2B2-like, with protein MWSNNQSSLDDFILLGFSDRPWLETPLFVIFLVAYIFALFGNVSITLVSHLDPQLDSPMYFFVSNLSLLDLCYTTSIVPQMLVNLRGQEKTITYGGCVVQLYIFLALGSTECILLAIMAFDRYVAICKPLHYPIIMNQRRCIHMATGTWISCFANSLIQSVLTVLTPRCGQRVIDHFFCEVPALLKLACTDTRINEAELNVLAALLLLVPLTLILGSYVFIAQAVMRIRSAESRWKAFNTCASHLLVVSLFYFTAISMYVQPPSSYSHDRGKIMALFYGIVTPTLNPFIYTLRNKDVKAALRRTLTKEFWVKTR; from the coding sequence ATGTGGAGCAACAATCAGAGCTCACTAGATGATTTTATCTTATTGGGATTTTCTGACCGACCCTGGCTGGAGACACCACTCTTTGTAATCTTTCTGGTGGCTTACATCTTTGCCCTATTTGGAAATGTCTCCATTACCCTAGTTTCCCACCTGGATCCCCAGCTTGACAGTCCcatgtatttttttgtctctaaTCTCTCTCTTCTGGACCTCTGCTATACTACTAGTATTGTCCCACAGATGCTAGTCAACCTTAGGGGACAAGAAAAGACCATTACCTATGGTGGCTGTGTTGTCCAGCTCTATATCTTCTTGGCCTTGGGTTCTACTGAATGTATACTTCTGGCCATCATGGCCTTCGACCGTTATGTTGCTATTTGCAAGCCTCTTCACTACCCAATCATCATGAACCAGAGGCGCTGTATCCACATGGCCACTGGGACCTGGATTAGCTGTTTTGCTAACTCCCTTATCCAGTCTGTTCTCACAGTGTTGACCCCAAGATGTGGACAGAGGGTGATAGACCATTTCTTCTGTGAAGTGCCTGCTCTTTTGAAACTAGCTTGTACTGATACTCGTATAAATGAAGCTGAGCTCAATGTGCTAGCGGCTTTGCTGCTTCTGGTACCCCTCACCCTCATCCTGGGCAGTTATGTATTCATTGCTCAGGCAGTAATGAGAATCCGGTCTGCTGAAAGTCGCTGGAAGGCCTTTAATACCTGTGCTTCACACTTGCTGGtggtctctctcttctactttacAGCCATCAGTATGTATGTGCAGCCTCCCTCTAGCTATTCTCATGACAGGGGAAAGATCATGGCTCTCTTCTATGGAATTGTCACACCTACACTCAATCCATTTATCTATACActgaggaacaaggatgtgaaaGCTGCCCTGAGAAGGACACTGACTAAGGAGTTTTGGGTCAAGACAAGATGA